A region of the Culex quinquefasciatus strain JHB chromosome 1, VPISU_Cqui_1.0_pri_paternal, whole genome shotgun sequence genome:
TGGCGCATGACGTTGGAATCATGGCGTAACGGTGAACTGCAGGGGGTGTTCCGGGTGTACCTTCGGCTTACTAAATAAATTCACTCACTTTGTGACGAAtaaattttgctaaatattcatatttttttaaatgtagaaTCCTTGCCATCCACATTTAGTAATTTCGGCCACGATAATCAATATCCACTATGGTTCGTGCAGGACACAATGGTAACAGTGGGATGTAAACGCCCCTATAAAAATAGATCGCAGTAGACTATGTCATGTCACCGGCAATCTAACATCTCGCGACAAGTTGTCATAAAAGCGAAAACAAGCCAACTGTGATCACTTTGTTTACGCCAGGCAAACCATGCTGATTCCGTGGGTCATCATCGGCATCTGGCTAGCTCGGCCTACTCCGATCAGCTCGTTCGTCATCGAGGTTCAGATGGACCGTATCGAACAAATCGGCGGTGAGCACCTGCTTGATCTTTCCGGCATACGCGTCCGGAAGTACAATCGAACTCTGTCCGTGATCAACGGAACGTACTCCATCGTGCGGGATTTGGACGAGTCGTTGGCGGTATTACGATTCCCATCATAATGTTCGGttcctaattttaaaaatttcaacagttCACCGTAACCGTGGCCCGGAGTGCCCTCGGGAACAATCAGTTCAACGAGTACCCGATGAAGATCCCCCGTAAGGACGGTTGTCGGATCTTCCTGGAGGATTACTCCGAGTATCAGCACGTTTGGGCCAACACTACCAACTTGCCCCAGGTGGATAAGGAGGCGCCGCCAGCGTTGTGTGCCCTTCCCAAGGGGGACTACTGGGTG
Encoded here:
- the LOC6033925 gene encoding uncharacterized protein LOC6033925, yielding MLIPWVIIGIWLARPTPISSFVIEVQMDRIEQIGGEHLLDLSGIRVRKYNRTLSVINGTYSIVRDLDESLAFTVTVARSALGNNQFNEYPMKIPRKDGCRIFLEDYSEYQHVWANTTNLPQVDKEAPPALCALPKGDYWVKDFAPDASWVPPVVPEGFWRMTWHMYSAVTDELEGQVRLFIRVKKDIF